From Aptenodytes patagonicus chromosome 1, bAptPat1.pri.cur, whole genome shotgun sequence, one genomic window encodes:
- the MED14 gene encoding mediator of RNA polymerase II transcription subunit 14, whose protein sequence is MAPVQLESNQLVPAGGGPASAPAPPAPGAVTAAASPGYRLSTLIDFLLHRTYAELTVLADLLPRKTDMERKIEIVQFASRTRQLFVRLLALVKWANNAGKVEKCAMISSFLDQQAILFVDTADRLASLARDALVHARLPSFAIPYAIDVLTTGSYPRLPTCIRDKIIPPDPITKSEKQTTLHQLNQILRHRLVTTDLPPQLANLTVANGRVKFRVEGEFEATLTVMGDDPDIPWRLLKLEILVEDKETGDGRALVHSMQINFIHQLVQSRLFADEKPLQDMYSCLHSFCLALQLEVLHSQTLMLIRERWGDLVQVERYHAGKCLSLSVWNQQVLGRKTGTASVHKVTIKIDETDVSKPLQISHEPPLPACDSKLMERAMKIDHLSIEKLLIDSVHARSHQKLQELKAILKSYNVNDNSFIETALPTLVIPILEPCGRSECLHVFVDLHSGMFQLMLYGVDQLTLDDIEKSVNDDMKRIIPWLQQLKFWLGQQRCKQSIKHLPTVSSETLQLANYASHPVGNLSKHKLFIKLTRLPQYYIVVEMFDVPGNPTELEYKYHFLSVSYAEGDDSPATALLLQQFKPNIEELVLDTKSGKQMKSGVKRKLSGDPCSIEPKKPKRSGEMCAFNKVLAHIVAMCDTNMPFIGLRMELSNMDIPHQGVQVEGDGFSHAIRLLKIPPCKGVNEETQKALDRSLLDCTFRLQGRNNRTWVAELVFANCPLNSTSSREQGPTRHVYLTYENQLSEPVGGRKVVEMFLNDWNSIARLYECVLEFARSLPDIPNHLNVFSEVRIYNYRKLILCYGTTKGSSISIQWNSILQKFHISLGTVGPNSGCSNCHNTILHQLQEMFNKTPNVVQLLQVLFDTQAPLNAINKLPTVPMLGLTQRTNTAYQCFSILPQSPTHIRLAFRNMYCIDIYCRSRGVVAIRDGAYSLFDNSKIVEGFYPAPGLKTFLNMFVDSNQDARRRSVNEDDNPPSPIGGDMMDSLISQLQPQQPPQQPQQQPFAKQAGASGAYPLTSPPTSYHNTVTPSPSMMHTQSPGNLHAASSPSGALRAPSPASFGPTPSPSSLGITMGQTANFASPHGTIDPSSPYTMMSPSQRAGNWPGSPQVSGPSPAARMPGMSPANPSLHSPVPDASHSPRAGTSSQAMPTSMPPPRKLPQRSWAASIPTILTHSALNILLLPSPTPGLVPGLAGSYLCSPLERFLGSVIMRRHLQRIIQQETLQLINSNEPGVIMFKTEALKCRVALNPKTNQTLQLKVTPENTGQWKSEELQVLEKFFETRVAGPPFKANTLIAFTKLLGAPTHILRDCVHIMKLELFPDQASQLKWNVQFCLTIPPSAPPIAPPGTPAVVLKSKMLFFLQLTQKTTVPQEAVSIIVPIIYDMASGTTQQADIPRQQNSSVAAPMMVSNILKRFAELNSPRAGECTIFAAVRDLMVNLTLPPGGRP, encoded by the exons AGTTTTGCTATCCCATATGCTATTGATGTTCTGACAACTGGATCATACCCGCGTCTGCCTACCTGCATTAGG GATAAAATAATCCCTCCTGACCCAATAACAAAGAGTGAGAAGCAAACCACGCTTCATCAGCTAAACCAGATTCTTCGACATCGACTAGTGACTACAGATCTCCCTCCACAGCTGGCAAATCTTACAGTTG ccAATGGCCGTGTGAAGTTCCGAGTTGAGGGTGAGTTTGAGGCCACCTTGACAGTGATGGGTGATGACCCTGACATCCCTTGGCGCCTTCTCAAACTGGAAATTTTGGTTGAAGACAAGGAAACTGGtg ATGGTCGAGCCTTGGTTCACAGCATGCAGATCAACTTCATCCATCAGTTGGTCCAGTCACGGCTGTTTGCTGATGAAAAGCCACTTCAGGACATGTACAGCTGTCTGC ACTCCTTCTGCTTGGCACTTCAGTTGGAAGTCTTGCATTCACAAACACTAATGCTGATTCGAGAGCGCTGGGGTGACCTTGTGCAAGTGGAGCGATATCATGCAGGGAAATGTCTCTCGCTCTCTGTTTGGAa TCAACAGGTGCTTGGCAGGAAAACGGGGACCGCATCTGTTCATAAGGTCACTATTAAAATTGATGAGACTGATGTCTCAAAACCCTTACAAATATCTCATGAGCCTCCACTGCCAGCCTGTGATTCCAAACTGATGGAAAGAGCCATGAAG ATTGACCACCTATCAATAGAAAAACTCCTAATAGACAGTGTCCATGCAAGATCTCATCAAAAACTCCAGGAGCTGAAAGCCATTCTTAAGAGCTACAATGTTAATGACAATT CATTCATTGAGACGGCTCTTCCAACTCTTGTAATTCCGATTTTGGAACCATGTGGTCGATCAGAGTGCCTACATGTATTTGTTGATCTCCACTCTGGAATGTTTCAACTGATGCTGTATGGTGTTG ATCAACTGACACTCGATGACATAGAGAAGTCTGTTAATGATGATATGAAGCGTATCATTCCTTGGCTCCAGCAGCTCAA GTTCTGGCTTGGACAGCAACGTTGCAAACAGTCTATAAAACATCTGCCTACAGTGAGCAGTGAAACTCTTCAACTAGCTAATTATGCTAGCCATCCAGTGGGAAACCTTTCCAAACACAAATTGTTTATCAAACTCACTCGCCTTCCACAGTACTACATT GTTGTAGAGATGTTTGACGTTCCTGGCAACCCCACAGAACTAGAGTATAAGTACCACTTTCTCTCTGTGAGCTATGCTGAAGGAGATGACAGCCCTGCTACTGCACTTTTACTACAGCAGTTCAAACCAAACATTGAAGAGTTGGTACTAGACACAAAAAGTGGGAAACAAATGAAAAGTGGAGTCAAGCGCAAG tTATCTGGTGATCCATGTTCCATAGAACCTAAGAAACCAAAACGGTCGGGAGAAATGTGTGCCTTCAATAAAGTGCTAGCTCATATTGTAGCCATGTGTGATACAAATATGCCATTTATAGGGCTTCGTATGGAG TTATCTAATATGGACATTCCTCACCAAGGAGTACAAGTAGAAGGAGATGGCTTCAGCCATGCAATACGTTTATTAAA AATTCCTCCCTGTAAAGGTGTAAATGAGGAAACACAGAAGGCTCTGGACCGATCTCTTCTTGATTGCACTTTCCGATTACAAGGTAGAAACAATCGCACATGGGTGGCTGAGCTGGTGTTTGCAAACTGTCCACTTAACAGCACTTCATCCAGGGAGCAAG GACCAACCCGTCATGTTTACCTGACGTATGAAAACCAGTTATCTGAACCAGTTGGAGGTCGCAAAGTTGTTGAGATGTTCCTTAATGACTGGAACAGTATTGCTCGGCTGTATGAATGTGTCTTGGAGTTTGCACGATCCTTACCAG ACATACCCAACCACTTAAACGTTTTTTCAGAAGTTCGTATCTACAACTACCGAAAACTTATCCTTTGTTATGGAACTACCAAGGGGAGCTCA ATCAGCATTCAGTGGAACTCCATACTCCAGAAGTTCCACATTTCACTGGGAACTGTTGGCCCAAACTCAGGTTGCAGTAACTGTCATAACACAATTCTGCACCAGCTCCAGGAGATGTTTAATAAAACACCAAATGTGGTGCAGTTGTTACAG GTTTTGTTTGACACTCAGGCTCCACTAAACGCCATCAACAAACTTCCAACTGTGCCCATGCTGGGTCTGACTCAACGCACCAACACTGCCTATCAGTGTTTCTCAATTCTGCCACAGTCACCCACGCATATCAGGCTGGCTTTTAGGAATATGTACTGCATTGACATCTACTGCCGGAGTCGTGGTGTTGTAGCGATACGTGATGGGGCGTACAGTCTCTTTGACAACAGCAAAATAGTTGAAGGTTTTTACCCTGCGCCTGGATTAAAG ACGTTCCTGAACATGTTTGTTGACAGCAATCAGGATGCACGAAGACGATCTGTAAATGAAGACGATAACCCACCTTCTCCTATTGGAGGAGACATGATGGATTCTTTGATATCACAGCTTCAACCCCAGCAGCCACCGCAGCAACCACAACAACAG CCGTTTGCAAAACAGGCAGGAGCATCGGGAGCATATCCTCTTACTTCACCACCCACCTCCTATCACAACACAGTGACGCCATCTCCATCTATGATGCACACACAGTCACCAG GAAATTTGCATGCTGCAAGCTCACCTAGCGGAGCTTTAAGAGCACCATCACCAGCATCCTTTGGTCCAactccttcaccttcctctcTTGGAATCACAATGGGACAAACAGCTAACTTTGCCAGCCCGCATG GTACCATAGACCCAAGCTCACCATACACCATGATGTCACCCAGTCAGCGTGCAGGGAACTGGCCAGGATCTCCTCAGGTCTCTGGTCCATCACCAGCAGCACGAATGCCTGGAATGTCACCAGCCAACCCTTCCCTTCATTCACCTGTCCCAGATGCCTCTCATTCCCCACGAGCGGGAACAA GTTCCCAAGCAATGCCGACTAGCATGCCTCCACCTCGTAAACTACCTCAGCGCTCTTGGGCTGCATCCATACCTACAATCCTCACCCACAGTGCCTTGAATATTCTGCTGTTGCCCTCTCCTACCCCTGGGCTTGTGCCAGGACTAGCTGGCAGCTATCTTTGCTCCCCTCTTGAGCGATTCCTCGGATCGGTTATTATGAGGAGGCATCTTCAGAGGATCATACAACAGGAAACG CTACAGTTAATAAATTCCAATGAACCAGGTGTAATTATGTTTAAGACGGAGGCACTGAAGTGCCGGGTTGCTCTCAATCCCAAAACCAACCAGACCTTGCAACTGAAAGTAACACCTGAAAATACAGGACAGTGGAAATCAGAGGAGTTACAAGTTTTGGAGAAGTTCTTTGAAACAAGG GTTGCAGGACCACCTTTTAAAGCGAACACCCTAATAGCCTTCACAAAATTACTAGGGGCTCCAACGCATATCCTCAGGGACTGCGTACACATCATGAAACTTGAGCTG TTCCCTGATCAGGCAAGTCAGCTGAAATGGAATGTGCAGTTTTGTTTAACAATTCCTCCCAGTGCACCGCCAATTGCGCCTCCAGGAACACCTGCTGTTGTGCTGAAATCCAAAATGTTGTTTTTT CTCCAGCTAACACAGAAAACAACAGTCCCACAGGAAGCTGTTAGTATTATTGTCCCAATTATTTATGATATGGCTTCGGGTACAACGCAACAAGCTGACATTCCCAGGCAGCAGAACTCTTCTGTTGCTGCTCCAATGATGGTTAGCAATATTCTAAAGAGGTTTGCTGAACTGAATTCACCACGAGCAG GTGAATGCACAATATTTGCAGCCGTTCGTGATTTGATGGTTAATCTTACGCTGCCCCCTGGTGGGCGTCCGTAG